A portion of the Hoylesella buccalis ATCC 35310 genome contains these proteins:
- a CDS encoding ABC transporter permease, producing the protein MRQLFNLKSYFTFLSRNKVYTAINVFGLSISFAFVILIGLYYQHETNIDKNITNVDRLYLLGCDFSSDKMSGTSREIIRVLQKQLPQIEKGCAFHINREQHVTTADEDNVKVTMMYTDSTFYPMFNQPLAEGDAATALNGLSDVVISQKLAQMLFRNGNAMGKVLTVENRKVYVRGIYENMNGTSFPDCDIIGRYELLRERIPWLFKIDGNFGSPDVVLSLRSGTDIDALENNVNRILPKIYKENFKIDCKFRLIPFGESYFSEYYSNVCQRGKSGLVYLIFIIGIIILVFSVMNYINLTVALSGNRSKEMATRRLLGSRKSDILWRLVIESVCLCCCSVVLSVLLAWASIPYTCQLLDTHITIAELFIPINLLLVGIVLTVGILAGVLPAVIQSRVKPIDVVRGTFRRQTKMLFSKVFIVVQNAITIIFIAVALIGSCQIQHLINAPLGYDTQGVMEIGVPQDARKANLFKKNLQQLTPVKKVSVCLCSPLLGGFNQMAYIGKKAVRCQRFYADKDYLPLLGIEVKKQFAQGDSAKLFVSPNFHSVMQLKPDERAFRYNETYEREQINGILNDFHLYTIDMDNADDQVTVVYLFDQIAHDDFANNVLIKVEGDEQEAYRLVQETYKKVYHEDLTQESPYLNQKIAEVYKEQTRIVRILTIFSFLAVLISLLGLVAMSTYFIQQRSKEIAIRKVFGSTSHRIRRDLIRTFLQYVGIAFVISMPVIWYFASEWISQYSYRIVWWPWIIVAGILVLLISFCAVAIQSYMASNENPVKNIKQE; encoded by the coding sequence ATGAGACAGCTATTCAATCTCAAATCTTATTTCACCTTCCTCTCGAGGAACAAGGTGTACACCGCCATCAACGTGTTCGGACTGAGCATTAGCTTTGCGTTCGTTATTCTCATAGGTCTCTACTATCAGCACGAAACGAACATCGACAAAAACATCACGAACGTGGATAGGCTCTATTTGTTGGGCTGTGATTTCAGTTCCGACAAGATGAGCGGAACATCGCGCGAAATCATCAGAGTGCTGCAAAAGCAACTGCCACAAATAGAAAAAGGCTGTGCTTTCCACATCAACCGTGAACAACATGTGACAACGGCCGACGAGGACAATGTGAAAGTGACCATGATGTACACCGACTCCACGTTCTACCCTATGTTCAATCAACCGCTTGCAGAAGGTGATGCCGCCACGGCCCTGAACGGACTGAGCGACGTGGTGATTTCCCAGAAGTTGGCGCAGATGCTGTTCCGCAACGGCAATGCAATGGGCAAGGTGTTGACGGTGGAGAACCGGAAAGTGTATGTAAGGGGCATCTATGAGAACATGAACGGAACCTCTTTCCCCGACTGTGACATCATCGGGCGGTACGAGCTGCTACGCGAGCGCATACCTTGGCTCTTTAAGATCGACGGTAATTTCGGCAGTCCGGATGTGGTGTTGAGCTTGAGATCAGGTACAGATATCGACGCATTGGAAAATAATGTTAACCGTATTCTACCAAAGATATACAAAGAAAATTTCAAGATTGACTGCAAGTTCCGCCTGATACCATTCGGCGAGAGCTATTTTTCAGAATACTATTCCAACGTATGCCAGCGCGGAAAGAGCGGCTTGGTCTATCTCATTTTCATTATCGGTATCATCATCTTGGTGTTCTCGGTGATGAACTACATCAACCTGACGGTCGCTCTGTCGGGCAACCGATCCAAGGAAATGGCAACAAGGAGGCTGTTGGGCAGCCGGAAGAGCGACATCCTCTGGCGGTTGGTCATCGAAAGCGTATGCCTTTGCTGCTGCTCAGTTGTTCTTTCCGTGTTGTTGGCATGGGCTTCCATTCCTTATACCTGCCAGTTGTTGGACACCCACATCACCATCGCCGAGCTGTTCATCCCCATCAACCTGTTGTTGGTAGGCATTGTGCTGACAGTAGGTATATTGGCGGGAGTTCTTCCGGCAGTCATTCAGTCGCGGGTGAAGCCCATTGATGTGGTTCGCGGCACCTTCCGTCGCCAGACCAAGATGCTGTTCAGTAAGGTGTTCATCGTGGTGCAAAACGCCATCACCATCATCTTCATTGCCGTAGCACTCATCGGCAGCTGCCAGATACAGCACCTCATCAATGCCCCGTTGGGCTATGACACCCAGGGCGTGATGGAAATCGGTGTTCCACAGGATGCCCGCAAAGCCAATCTCTTTAAGAAAAACTTGCAACAACTGACACCAGTCAAGAAGGTTTCCGTGTGCTTGTGCTCGCCTCTCTTGGGCGGATTCAACCAGATGGCTTACATTGGCAAGAAGGCTGTGCGCTGCCAACGCTTTTATGCGGACAAGGATTACCTGCCGTTGCTGGGCATCGAGGTGAAGAAGCAATTTGCGCAGGGCGATTCCGCCAAGCTCTTTGTGTCGCCCAACTTCCACTCGGTAATGCAGTTGAAACCTGATGAAAGGGCATTCCGCTATAACGAGACTTACGAGCGAGAACAAATCAACGGCATTCTGAATGATTTCCACCTTTACACCATTGATATGGACAACGCCGACGATCAGGTGACGGTGGTTTACCTGTTCGACCAAATCGCACACGACGATTTTGCGAACAATGTACTCATCAAGGTGGAAGGCGACGAGCAAGAAGCCTACCGACTGGTGCAGGAGACTTACAAGAAAGTTTATCATGAGGACTTGACGCAGGAGTCGCCTTACCTCAATCAGAAGATAGCCGAGGTGTATAAGGAACAGACCCGCATTGTGCGCATCCTCACCATCTTCTCGTTCCTTGCCGTTCTTATCTCGCTGTTGGGGCTTGTCGCCATGTCCACTTACTTCATTCAGCAGCGCAGCAAGGAGATTGCCATCCGCAAGGTGTTTGGCTCCACGAGCCACCGAATACGCCGAGACCTCATCCGCACCTTCCTCCAATATGTGGGCATTGCCTTCGTTATCAGCATGCCTGTCATCTGGTATTTCGCAAGCGAATGGATCAGCCAATACAGTTACCGCATCGTGTGGTGGCCGTGGATTATCGTTGCTGGCATCCTCGTGCTGCTTATCTCATTCTGCGCAGTGGCCATTCAGAGCTACATGGCAAGTAATGAGAACCCGGTAAAGAATATCAAACAAGAGTAG
- a CDS encoding ABC transporter permease has protein sequence MKQLFNLKSYFTFLSRNKVYTAINVFGLSISLMFVIIIGLYTQQEYAVDTMHSKADRIYAQGYDMEHNGQKEATTGSHWYIQKHLKQRYPEIESSCALVSSNFKLNLPTTEKVMKRILFTDSTFYRIFDFELIRGDRNHVLDAVNSAVVTEETARQLYGNVDPIGKPLVYSDTVRLVITGVARKMEGSSIDGADVIARFENVKGINPGMTSEYMNNATGAELMFLMKPHHDIRTKGKDIDKFMKDVNWLYQMPGVKTKMVFVPLKQLYFSEIGSSSGATSRGDRKLVNMLFAVEIMILLFSVFNYINLTVAQSGRRAREMATRRLFGSQRKHIMERLILESIVMCLCSLLIAIGLAFAFVKYADKLLVTEINMVHLFSPTNLLVIFAFVLMVGILAGMLPAVFISRSKPIDVVRGTFRTHVKMGFSKLFIILQSAATILLLACSLTIGLQTHHLLSAPLGYDTDNLIKIENPSADSVPIEQFKSRIAHLPFVKGITACQGIPLDRGNNQTMEINGRTLSFQMFRGDENYFKVLGLQLVKDYHLASQEGIYVTQHTLQEVGLKPDARYIDLGPSGKKTPIRGVLKDFRIGNITSEIHPIGVWIYHKEVLRPWHFVMKITGDPMAGYEQIRKIYKEVFKEDVEAEKPFVDQQLQMFFDKEIRLSKIVMLFAFIAIVISLLGLIAMSLYFIQQRYKEIAVRKVFGSNNRQILVKLLRTFAVYVLVAFVIAVPVIHVIMTHWLSTYNYRISLSPWIYLAAGAVCMLLSLTAVYFQSRIAANENPVNHIKDNQ, from the coding sequence ATGAAGCAACTATTCAATCTCAAATCTTATTTCACCTTCCTTTCGAGGAACAAGGTGTATACCGCCATCAACGTGTTCGGACTGTCAATCAGCCTGATGTTCGTCATCATCATCGGCTTGTACACCCAACAGGAATACGCCGTCGATACCATGCACAGCAAGGCCGACCGTATCTATGCGCAGGGCTATGATATGGAGCACAACGGGCAGAAAGAAGCCACCACCGGCTCACACTGGTATATACAGAAGCACCTGAAACAGCGTTATCCAGAGATAGAAAGTAGTTGCGCTTTAGTTAGTTCCAATTTTAAATTGAACTTGCCCACCACCGAGAAAGTGATGAAACGTATTCTTTTCACGGATTCTACTTTCTATCGTATCTTCGATTTTGAGCTGATTCGCGGCGATCGCAACCATGTGTTGGATGCAGTGAATAGCGCAGTGGTGACCGAGGAGACAGCCCGGCAGCTCTACGGCAATGTTGATCCGATAGGCAAGCCCTTGGTTTATTCCGATACCGTTCGCCTTGTCATTACGGGCGTGGCACGCAAGATGGAAGGCTCGAGCATTGACGGTGCCGACGTTATCGCGCGCTTCGAGAACGTAAAGGGAATCAATCCGGGGATGACCAGCGAGTACATGAACAACGCCACGGGTGCGGAGTTGATGTTTCTGATGAAGCCCCATCATGATATCAGGACGAAAGGCAAGGACATCGACAAGTTCATGAAAGACGTAAACTGGCTGTACCAGATGCCCGGTGTCAAAACCAAGATGGTCTTTGTTCCGCTCAAGCAGCTTTATTTCTCAGAGATAGGAAGCTCGTCGGGTGCAACATCGCGAGGCGACCGGAAACTCGTCAACATGCTGTTTGCAGTAGAAATCATGATACTTCTGTTCTCCGTTTTCAACTATATCAACCTCACGGTGGCACAATCCGGCAGGCGAGCAAGAGAGATGGCTACCCGACGTCTCTTTGGCAGTCAGCGAAAGCACATCATGGAAAGGCTGATATTGGAAAGTATTGTCATGTGTTTGTGTTCCCTGCTCATCGCCATTGGCTTGGCATTCGCATTTGTAAAGTATGCCGACAAGTTGCTGGTAACCGAAATCAACATGGTTCACCTGTTCAGCCCAACCAATCTGCTCGTCATCTTTGCGTTCGTCTTAATGGTAGGCATACTGGCAGGTATGCTCCCCGCTGTATTCATTTCACGCTCGAAACCCATTGATGTGGTTCGTGGAACGTTTCGCACCCATGTGAAGATGGGATTCAGCAAACTGTTCATCATCTTGCAAAGCGCGGCAACCATCTTGTTGTTGGCGTGCTCGTTGACCATTGGTTTGCAGACCCACCATCTCTTATCGGCTCCGTTGGGCTACGACACCGACAACCTGATCAAAATCGAAAACCCCTCAGCTGACAGTGTGCCCATCGAACAATTCAAGTCACGCATAGCTCATTTACCTTTTGTTAAGGGCATCACCGCTTGTCAAGGCATCCCGTTGGACAGAGGAAACAACCAGACGATGGAGATTAACGGGCGCACGCTCAGCTTCCAAATGTTCAGGGGCGATGAGAATTATTTCAAGGTGTTGGGGCTTCAACTTGTAAAAGATTATCACTTGGCATCCCAAGAAGGCATTTACGTCACCCAGCATACCCTTCAGGAAGTTGGCTTGAAACCCGACGCAAGATACATTGATTTGGGTCCTTCCGGGAAAAAGACTCCTATCAGAGGCGTGCTCAAAGACTTCCGGATTGGAAACATCACCAGCGAGATACACCCCATTGGCGTGTGGATCTACCATAAAGAAGTCTTACGTCCGTGGCATTTCGTGATGAAAATCACTGGTGATCCTATGGCAGGATACGAGCAGATAAGAAAAATCTATAAAGAGGTGTTCAAAGAGGACGTGGAAGCTGAAAAGCCTTTCGTAGACCAGCAACTGCAAATGTTCTTTGACAAAGAGATTCGTCTTTCAAAGATTGTCATGCTGTTTGCCTTTATTGCCATCGTCATCTCTCTGTTGGGGCTAATCGCCATGAGCCTGTATTTCATTCAGCAACGCTATAAGGAAATCGCCGTGCGCAAGGTGTTCGGAAGCAACAACCGACAAATCCTCGTGAAGCTGCTGCGCACATTCGCCGTCTATGTGTTGGTGGCATTTGTCATAGCCGTGCCTGTCATTCATGTCATCATGACGCATTGGCTCTCCACCTATAATTATCGTATCTCGCTTTCACCTTGGATCTATCTTGCTGCGGGCGCGGTATGTATGCTCCTCTCTCTGACGGCGGTATATTTCCAAAGCCGAATCGCCGCGAATGAGAATCCTGTAAACCATATCAAAGACAATCAATAA
- a CDS encoding head GIN domain-containing protein, with product MKKKIFFCMTAVLVLLSSCIVVQTNSYEVANDESRTYPLKDFSAIEVSGAINVEFVQSNNQSYRVKAVGSPDMLPKLQMEVRNRVLTIKQKSNPGIHSGNNHLTVYVQAPNLQSVTASGACDVLIRSLNASAVRLAARGSSDIKVNQLTANSLEVRLQGSSDARLAGKVSKAVYTCSGSSDVRAYNLKAKDVSATCSGSSDVYCFATRSVSAKASGSSDIRIKGNPIQRQFDKSGSSDIHILH from the coding sequence ATGAAAAAGAAAATCTTTTTTTGCATGACAGCTGTCCTTGTTTTGCTGTCATCATGTATCGTTGTACAAACCAACTCATACGAGGTTGCCAATGACGAAAGCAGAACTTACCCGCTGAAAGATTTCTCGGCAATCGAAGTCTCCGGAGCCATCAATGTAGAGTTTGTGCAGAGTAACAATCAAAGCTACCGTGTAAAGGCGGTAGGTTCGCCCGACATGTTGCCGAAGTTGCAGATGGAAGTGCGCAATCGTGTGCTGACCATCAAGCAAAAGTCTAACCCCGGCATTCATTCAGGCAATAATCACCTCACGGTTTATGTACAGGCACCCAACTTGCAGTCGGTCACGGCTTCCGGTGCGTGTGATGTGCTCATTCGGTCGCTCAATGCCTCGGCAGTGCGGTTGGCGGCACGCGGTTCGAGTGATATCAAGGTCAATCAGCTAACGGCCAACAGCTTGGAAGTTCGGTTGCAGGGTTCTTCTGATGCCCGTCTGGCTGGCAAAGTGTCGAAAGCCGTATATACCTGTTCCGGTTCTTCCGATGTGAGAGCCTACAATCTCAAGGCGAAAGACGTGTCGGCCACATGCTCCGGTTCGTCGGATGTCTATTGCTTTGCCACCCGTTCCGTCAGTGCCAAAGCCTCTGGCTCGAGCGATATCCGCATCAAAGGCAACCCCATCCAGCGACAATTTGATAAATCAGGGTCTTCGGATATTCACATATTACATTAA
- a CDS encoding ABC transporter permease, translating to MLHLIQQSCRMALRNLFRRRQHNVAKILCLALGLSVSAVIIAEIYYEQTFDQSYPDYDRICRVTEGFKMKAQEFTEGFNTSGGVAPMMKRTIPQVELATRTNPIVTDGEVETDDKVRVRADVYFADSCFFRMFPARILEGDADRALTEPFCCVVNRSTAQRLGGNVVGRHIESKEMSGLKLTIVGVYEDYPHNSTFHNYDVIGSMKTQKNFSFDGQDNLVGNDRYISFVRLRKGVSPDSLKPLIHRMIQTHYPVKELQQSGTWLTYKVTPISRYYTEADNVRQMFWILSLLVIILLSVSILNYVLIVVGNLVSRAREMAVRKCYGAGRGAVYSITFSEVCLHLVLALILGAALLWACHGTIEQLLSAPLSVLVFNRGAWILLLIVLMVLLVGGIVPGWLYNRMPVTIAFHGYVEARRRWKVALLGLEFAMVSFLLGLLFIVSMQYRHTVGFDLGYQCAGLASVNITALQPDERQTAYDEVGRMSGVRQVSACNTFPFYGMSGNNVTVPGEESQLFNIADLFTVADHYFDMLQIPVVAGRVFASGSDSLRQVMVSQDFASMMKKLRGWDDVVGRKVIISEHSGNENKDLLTIVGVYRDIHLGSAENNGRDRPSVIFYGRAANWMNNYLLIQLDDFSVEKLTDIQTRLQRFFPGKTVLVESVENLKNMQYVATRNFRNGVMTVGIVVLFIALMGLIGYVSDEVNRRHKEIAIRKVNGACVGDVMRIFQLNILRTAIPAVLIGAVGAYWVAAQWLQLYDNRIALTVWPFLVTIALVLLIIVTVVAINCWRVANSNPVEYLKQE from the coding sequence ATGTTGCATCTTATTCAACAGTCTTGCCGCATGGCTTTGCGCAATCTCTTCCGCCGCAGGCAACACAATGTGGCCAAGATTCTCTGTTTGGCACTGGGACTGAGTGTCAGTGCGGTCATCATTGCCGAGATTTATTACGAACAGACTTTCGACCAGAGTTATCCCGATTACGACCGTATCTGCCGTGTGACCGAGGGCTTCAAGATGAAAGCGCAGGAGTTCACGGAGGGCTTTAATACGTCGGGCGGCGTGGCACCGATGATGAAACGAACCATTCCACAGGTGGAACTGGCTACGCGCACCAATCCAATCGTGACCGATGGAGAGGTGGAGACTGATGACAAAGTACGTGTCCGTGCCGATGTCTACTTTGCCGACAGCTGCTTCTTCCGCATGTTTCCGGCCCGCATTCTCGAGGGTGATGCCGACCGGGCACTCACGGAACCGTTCTGTTGTGTGGTGAATCGCTCGACAGCACAGCGCTTGGGCGGCAACGTTGTGGGTCGGCACATCGAGTCGAAAGAAATGTCGGGCCTGAAGCTGACCATCGTGGGCGTCTACGAGGATTATCCTCACAACTCAACGTTCCACAACTATGATGTGATCGGTTCAATGAAGACGCAGAAGAATTTTAGCTTCGACGGTCAGGATAACCTGGTCGGTAACGACCGTTACATCAGTTTCGTACGTCTCAGGAAAGGTGTCTCTCCCGATTCGTTGAAGCCCCTTATACACCGCATGATACAGACGCATTACCCCGTCAAGGAGCTGCAACAGTCCGGCACGTGGCTCACTTACAAGGTCACCCCCATATCCCGCTATTACACGGAGGCGGACAATGTGCGCCAAATGTTCTGGATTCTGTCGCTCCTGGTCATCATCCTCCTTTCGGTCTCGATACTCAACTATGTGCTGATTGTGGTGGGCAATTTGGTCAGTCGTGCCCGTGAGATGGCGGTAAGGAAATGCTATGGTGCCGGCCGAGGAGCCGTCTACAGCATCACCTTCAGCGAAGTGTGCCTGCATCTCGTGCTTGCTCTCATATTAGGAGCAGCTCTGTTGTGGGCTTGCCATGGCACAATCGAACAGTTGTTGTCGGCTCCGCTCTCTGTGTTGGTATTCAACCGTGGTGCGTGGATTTTGCTTTTGATTGTGTTGATGGTGCTTCTCGTGGGTGGTATCGTACCCGGATGGCTTTACAACCGCATGCCCGTGACCATTGCATTTCATGGCTATGTCGAGGCCAGGCGTCGCTGGAAGGTGGCACTTCTGGGGCTTGAGTTTGCCATGGTGAGCTTCCTTTTAGGTCTGCTTTTCATTGTGAGCATGCAGTATAGGCATACGGTTGGCTTTGACTTAGGCTATCAGTGTGCCGGTCTCGCGTCTGTTAACATCACCGCGCTACAGCCCGATGAACGGCAGACGGCATACGACGAGGTAGGCCGTATGAGCGGCGTGCGTCAGGTGTCGGCCTGCAATACGTTTCCTTTCTATGGTATGAGTGGTAACAACGTAACTGTTCCTGGTGAAGAATCACAGCTGTTCAATATCGCCGATCTCTTCACTGTCGCCGACCATTACTTTGATATGCTGCAGATTCCTGTTGTTGCCGGCCGTGTCTTCGCATCGGGCAGCGACAGTCTCAGGCAAGTAATGGTGAGTCAGGACTTTGCCTCTATGATGAAAAAACTGCGCGGATGGGACGACGTGGTGGGTCGGAAGGTGATTATCAGTGAGCATAGCGGCAACGAAAACAAAGACTTACTGACCATCGTTGGCGTCTATCGTGACATTCATCTGGGCAGTGCAGAGAACAATGGGAGGGACAGACCCTCTGTGATTTTCTACGGACGTGCGGCCAACTGGATGAACAATTACCTGCTGATACAGCTGGACGATTTCAGCGTAGAGAAGCTGACAGACATCCAGACGCGGCTACAGCGGTTCTTCCCGGGCAAGACAGTCTTGGTCGAGAGTGTGGAGAACCTCAAGAACATGCAGTATGTTGCGACCCGCAACTTCCGCAACGGCGTGATGACGGTTGGCATCGTGGTGCTTTTCATCGCGTTGATGGGACTTATTGGTTATGTCAGCGACGAGGTGAACCGTCGTCACAAGGAAATAGCCATCCGCAAGGTGAACGGTGCGTGTGTGGGCGACGTGATGCGCATCTTCCAGCTGAACATCCTTCGCACAGCCATTCCTGCCGTGCTGATTGGGGCTGTCGGTGCCTACTGGGTAGCCGCACAGTGGCTGCAGCTCTATGACAACCGCATCGCGTTGACAGTGTGGCCATTCCTCGTGACAATCGCCCTCGTGCTGCTCATCATCGTTACCGTTGTGGCAATCAACTGCTGGCGCGTGGCTAACAGTAACCCGGTGGAGTATCTGAAACAAGAGTAA
- a CDS encoding ABC transporter permease, whose product MKQLFNLKSYFTFLSRNKVYTAINVFGLSISLMFVLLIGVYTWQEKSVDRQHSKGDRIYAMGLDFYEDHEKELGFHHAILSRFRKNYPEIENTCGFVVSNLRLQKGDEFYKATVLETDSTFFSMFDFKLLQGDRQTCLNDRNNVVVTKRFANKWFGTEEVLGREITWNDSIRYHVTGVVEDFDNTLINKNVEMIIDFSWERYHNTANMDDSFPKAVNFSGASIFLQVRKGAKMMGREKEFGKFIHSFWPDFDKVPFYCRPFLVPLNKIYFSGYDNYNDNLRIGNSRLVNLLFIVGLVVLLFAIMNYINLTVAQSGYRAREMAARRLFGAKRKHIILRLMIESSTLCFISLLVAVSLALAFAPMTGRLLSTTMDMRVLATPAVIGLLLAFTLLVGFISGIIPAYVLSKAKPIEVVRGTFRHRTKMVLGRVFIVVQNIITIVMLACATIMSLQMLHLVNAPLGFNTKNLICLYQGEAFSSTDFPVFLNKVKQVSGVKLVSCSDGTPQDGGNNNTVTGKDKVYSFQMLIGDPNYMKVYGLSLKHDNHVGHRPVIYLNDQAVGDLKMKPTDSHMSDFYKQTKFFLFPEDAAFGGILNVFRLRNITETKVYPLLLCIKDKVENPWNVTIQFEGNPAKTYKEIQRIYKEVFHEELNQAHPFVDKSIESVFESELRLSKIIALFAFIAIVISLLGLVAMSTYFIQQRSKEIAIRKVFGSTSNRIRRDLIRTFLQYVGIAFVISVPVIWYIISEWISQYSYRIVWWPWIIVAGILVLLISFCAVAVQSYMASNENPVNNIKQE is encoded by the coding sequence ATGAAACAGCTATTCAATCTCAAATCTTATTTCACCTTCCTGTCAAGGAACAAGGTGTACACTGCCATCAACGTGTTCGGACTGAGCATCTCGCTCATGTTCGTGCTGCTCATCGGCGTTTATACCTGGCAGGAGAAGAGTGTCGACCGTCAGCACAGCAAGGGCGACCGCATCTACGCGATGGGTCTCGACTTCTATGAAGACCATGAAAAGGAACTTGGATTCCACCATGCCATACTGAGTCGTTTTCGCAAGAATTATCCGGAAATAGAAAACACCTGCGGCTTTGTCGTCTCGAACCTGCGGCTACAAAAGGGAGATGAGTTCTACAAGGCAACGGTGTTGGAGACCGATTCCACCTTCTTCTCCATGTTCGACTTCAAGCTGCTGCAGGGCGACAGGCAGACCTGTCTGAACGACCGGAACAACGTGGTCGTTACCAAGCGGTTTGCCAACAAATGGTTTGGCACGGAGGAAGTGCTCGGTCGCGAGATTACATGGAACGACAGCATTCGATACCATGTCACCGGCGTGGTGGAGGATTTCGACAATACGCTCATCAACAAGAACGTGGAAATGATCATCGACTTCTCCTGGGAACGGTATCACAACACGGCGAATATGGACGATTCTTTCCCCAAGGCAGTGAATTTTTCGGGTGCAAGTATCTTCCTGCAAGTGAGAAAGGGCGCAAAGATGATGGGGCGAGAGAAAGAGTTCGGCAAATTCATTCACTCGTTCTGGCCTGATTTCGACAAGGTGCCCTTCTATTGCAGACCGTTCTTGGTGCCGCTGAACAAAATATATTTCTCTGGTTACGACAACTACAACGACAACTTGCGCATTGGAAACAGCCGACTGGTTAACTTGCTTTTCATTGTAGGCTTGGTTGTGCTGCTCTTTGCCATCATGAACTACATCAACCTCACGGTGGCGCAATCGGGCTATCGTGCGCGGGAGATGGCGGCACGACGTCTCTTCGGCGCAAAACGCAAGCACATCATCCTGCGGCTGATGATAGAAAGCTCAACGCTCTGTTTCATCTCCCTGCTGGTAGCAGTGTCGCTTGCGTTGGCTTTCGCCCCAATGACTGGTCGCTTGCTCAGCACCACCATGGACATGCGTGTGCTCGCAACGCCTGCGGTCATCGGCCTGTTGCTTGCCTTCACGCTGCTCGTCGGCTTCATCTCGGGCATCATCCCCGCCTATGTCTTGTCGAAAGCCAAGCCCATCGAGGTGGTGAGGGGAACCTTCAGGCACCGCACGAAGATGGTGCTGGGCAGGGTGTTCATCGTGGTTCAGAACATCATCACCATCGTGATGCTCGCCTGTGCCACCATCATGTCGCTGCAAATGCTGCACCTTGTGAACGCGCCATTGGGTTTCAACACGAAAAACCTGATTTGTCTCTATCAAGGAGAGGCTTTCAGCAGCACGGACTTCCCGGTATTCCTCAACAAGGTGAAGCAGGTTTCGGGAGTGAAATTAGTGTCCTGTTCTGATGGAACCCCGCAGGACGGTGGCAACAACAATACGGTGACGGGAAAGGACAAGGTCTATTCTTTCCAAATGCTTATCGGCGACCCCAACTACATGAAAGTATATGGACTGTCGCTAAAACATGACAACCACGTGGGACATCGACCCGTAATTTATCTCAATGACCAGGCAGTGGGTGATTTGAAGATGAAGCCCACGGACAGTCACATGAGTGATTTTTACAAACAAACAAAATTCTTTCTCTTCCCAGAGGATGCGGCGTTTGGTGGCATTCTCAACGTTTTCCGACTGCGCAACATCACGGAGACCAAAGTATATCCGCTGTTGCTCTGCATCAAGGACAAGGTGGAGAACCCATGGAACGTTACGATTCAGTTTGAGGGAAATCCCGCTAAAACATACAAGGAGATACAGCGCATATATAAAGAGGTGTTCCATGAGGAGCTAAACCAGGCACATCCGTTCGTTGACAAGAGCATTGAATCGGTGTTTGAGTCGGAGTTGAGACTTTCAAAGATTATCGCCCTCTTTGCTTTCATCGCCATCGTCATCTCGCTGTTGGGGCTTGTCGCCATGTCCACCTATTTCATTCAGCAGCGCAGCAAGGAGATTGCCATTCGCAAGGTGTTTGGCTCCACGAGCAACCGAATACGCCGAGACCTCATCCGCACCTTCCTCCAATATGTGGGCATTGCCTTCGTCATCAGCGTGCCTGTCATCTGGTATATTATCAGCGAATGGATCAGCCAATACAGTTACCGCATCGTGTGGTGGCCGTGGATTATCGTTGCCGGCATCCTCGTGCTGCTTATCTCGTTCTGCGCAGTGGCCGTTCAGAGCTACATGGCCAGCAACGAAAACCCTGTAAATAACATTAAACAAGAATAA